The genomic region AATTCTTCCATAATCGTTCTTTCACGGCTATGGAAGTAATTTTCCATAGCCGAAACAGCCAATCGAAACAGCCCATGGAAATCCAAGAAAATGGAAAAGAGTGTTTCCCCAATATTTCagtgtacataaataacaactttcaatgttttcaatgaGCTACAAGTACAAGTACAACGAAGGCAGACAGCGAAattaattcgaaatcatggaggatgtCTACATTACATCTGAGTTGTAtcaaaaacaacggtagtggatccagtgtggcttaAATGTTATCATGGTTATTTAGGTAAATTttacataatttcgcgacctgtcaaattgtgttcctgcatcatgtaatgtctaggaatcatctttcgtcatatacttagtttaaatgctattgtttctGTTCACCAAtaagttgtatagaacagaaatgTTCCTATTTTTCCAAACTTCATTCTTAATTCAATagcaaaaaaatgtaaatttgtaattcgaaagtgaaattcaagcttttcttgctgaatagtataaagttaattaataaaattgtcataaattagttgaattcatCAAATACCTATAGATaacatattatctataggtctctGAATTCATATTGACTTTGTTATTGAgcctgcggcctcaggccaatacggctgtcttcagctcaataacaaagccaatatgaattcaactaattaataacattataaaacaacCCCTTTAAACCTATCAGCGATCAAAATACGAATGTGTATAGCGGCTATAGCCAATTCATTCAAGATGTCGGTCAGAGAAGAATTTGTTCCCATTCCTTGTCAAGAAACTATTATCATAAGGTCCATATTTAAGTAGATATTTTCATATTCTTCTGATAATGATCATACAAGTTGttcttttcataaaattactttttaaaggtctgtttttatttaataatctgtATTACTCTTCACTCTGTACAAGATTTGTTGAAGTTATTGGAGTTTAACGCATTTTTCACGCAGTACATTCCGTATtacgttgtgtataacgcgcatttatgtataacgcgcatctacttttttaagctaaaaaatcgggaaaaaagtttttgaagcaaaaaaatcgggggataaattccgtaccgcaggctaactgaaaatcattatatttacattgccgatcttgcgtgttttattgcttcaattattaattatttaaaagacGATAACGCTACAactagtttgtgttttttttaaaatcatattatgcgtaaaaataaatgtttggatttaaatgaattatgcatgaaatgcacactttccacgaggataccatcaaggttgtCATCATATGTccccgaagtaactgtccacgattttatcgtggaggagtacacatgacggatggattagttataactaagaaactgacgtCATTGATTGATATTGTcacgtggttattcatgcatgactaattcacaaccgcgcgattTATTTACATTGCTATCATTGCAGCcacaatatttcaaacacaaagcaAGTATTTTAAGCATGTATTCAGtattaaatcacaaaacacataagaaatagtcatgataaagttctttttgataaaatatagtaATATGATGTTagtatcaacaaaaacattggttaaatattaaaaacttaattttttgttaaaaaagctgATTAATCGATTAATTGCTGATTATGGCCTCTAATTAATCGACTCCGTTTTGGGGAACCGATTCCAATCACtaataaatactttttgaaatattcAGTATGACTGATACACTTGTGTTTTTGTTCGGTATTTATTAGTGGAATAAAACATACTCCGAACATAAACAATACgaaaattaattatacaaatagaaatttaaaaaatCCTGAAGAGAATACAACCTGTTTACCACCCGGTAGTCATGGGTTTAGGGAAGTAATCAATTTCCAATACAATGCAAGAAAATACATACATCACAAacagaaatattaaaattataaaccaaaatgtaaaatacaaataataatatatggtAACCAATCTACAAACTCTCGTAGAAACACATTGATAGTATATATTGATTCATTGTTACTTTAAATCAAAAATAACTACCACGATCTTCGAGACGCAGGTCAAGTTGGTAGAAGTATCAATGTGTACTGTACTGTTAGTTATTTCGACAAGTTATTTCAAAACAGGGTTGTTCCCTTTACACGCTTAAAGGAAAATCATTTCCGCGTCATGCAAATATCAAGTAAATTAGAATCAGTGCAGAATTATAATGTATACGTTGCGACTTGTGGTTGTTTATGCATTCTAGGATTCGTTCAAGATGAGTTAGATTCCGAGTTTTTTTAACGTTAAATatgttcacatatatatatatatatatatatatatatatataccaacaaGGAAAATTCAATAAATGTTCAAATGGTTTACATGAATTCAAAAGACATGCGTTTCAATagatttgattgatttttttttaatttatttaaacacatatgtGTCTTATGAAATATTCTATTGAATAAATTGGTGTTTTGGGGCAAACAAGAAAATATGAACGGATTTCCATTTCTGCATCTATATGTGTAATCTAGAAGTGTAATTTAGAAAAGATCACTTCACTAATAACTAACTTACAGACCTCATTTTCAAAGGAATAGTTAAAAGTTAAACTCTTACCAGCTATTGTAAATGCATAACCCTCCTATAACACGGTTGTTTGGGAAATACATACGTACATTTTGCCTGACAGATGCTTGTCACGTCTTTCTATTTGTGTCCTTATTTTAATAATTCTTTCACAAGTACCCTATTCTACCaaaagaaataatttatattgtaaCTACAACATAACAATAGTATACAATAAATCTGAATGATAACACGattaattacaattttcaaaatataaacgatattttattgtattccgttattttattatattttgtgccGTATTTTGTATTGAACCAAATATACATGACAGGCCTGATATTTACATTAATCCCGTTATCGTGTTGAAAATTTCGGGGATCGTCCCATAACATGGACTTTGATAGAAGATAACAACACGATCAGTACACACAACATAAGCAACATTAGTACAAGCATTTAAAAAAACGCATGTTATAcataaataacatgtttgtaGTAAAACGTTATATTTGCGCCAAGATACGTACTATTATAGTTTGTGTTAGTTATTTGTTGAGAAGATGATTTAATTTGTAACTCCAAACATCGTTCGAGATGCGTATAAGTAAGTGATCAAAGAGAATTATCCATCTTATGACGGTTAAAAGTACAACTGCTCATGAAAAGCATGAAACCTGTAATAATCCCTACTCTAGTAGAAATACAAAGGTACTGACTTGGAGGACAGTGTAATATATTTAACCAGTGTCCACAAAATCAAATACTCTCTCCTTACATATGTTGACACTTtaataacactgaacatttaaacaagtatattttatatctaaatttgatcattttcacGTTTATTGACACTTTACACCGAATCTTTGATTATTGATTCGCTTGGGTTGTTCAGTGTCAGAGCTTTATTGCTGCAAATTCGTCATaattaaacttgatttttaaaCTCAAAAACTGGTTTCCCTTACCATTAACTAGTGGGGTAATAAGTTTGTAATCGTCtgcttcaacatcatcatcattatcattatgatAATTTCTTATAAAATGCCCCCGAAGAAGAGCAAACCTAATCACATCCACATTTTTCATAACACTAAGATCTTGTTCGATTTCGAAAAACATATCAAGGGGATCTTCGAAAGGGAACAGCATTTGCAAGTGCACAGTCTGGTTAAAGTAAAAGCTAAGGACCCGTCGTAGCGCATTCGGAGTAACCAGCCATGGACAGGTAATTATTCGTATCCTCTCCAAGTTGATAAGATTCGGAAACGCATCTGACAGCAATGCAATAGTTTCTATTCCGACAAAAGTTGCACATTTTATACTCCTCTGGCTTGATAGTGCTTTGATAATTTCAATAGTGTCGTTGCTTTTACATCTTACTGCTAACGTGGATATGTTTCTGAAGCTTTCCAATTTAGGTACATTTCTTTTCgtttttttcagttttatccTTCTTAAAAAATTCTTCATGGCGAATTGACAGTTTACACATTACTGGGCAATCGCTAGCTAATAGCTCTTCAGAATTttctattgcatttaatttttgtttaataaatcctGTCATATAGCTTCGCACCCTTGAGAATCCCTTTTCAGGTTTGCCAAGTTTCAATCCTGTAGGAAGACAAACTTTGATAACAGACACCAATGCCTCTGCCATTCCGAAATAATCAACTTGATCATATTTGATTGAAACCTCCTCTTGGGTTTGTTGCAGGAAGATCTCTGGTGGACTCGAAAACCACTCCGGGCAGATGACTAACACAGGCTTTTTATTTGTTTCCATTTTACATATACGCATGTTGCATTTAATAGTGTGCTTTAATGTTGACACTGATGCCACAAAATTAGCCAGCGATGACGAGGAACAAATAATTGGGTCAAAATTTATAAGTCGTATTACTTGAGGCAATTTGAAATCGCAGCAGAAATCCACCGTACTAACGTTAAGCTCCTCGAGACCGGTAAGTGTTGGTAATATTCGAAAAAGTGATGGCGCGTTTGGAATTCCTGTTATGGACAATCTTCGGATTGGTGCCCCAATTAACGTTTCATAAACACCATTACCGAAACCAAAACATTTCAACCCGATTCCAGACATATTTCATACATTTGACATATCTTTTCTAacattattaaagggatcttttcacgctttggtaaattgacaaaattgaaaaaagttgtttcagattcgcaaattttcgttttagttatgatatttgtgaggaaacagtaatactgaacatttagcatggtctaatatagccattatatgcatcttttgacgattttaaaacctaaaaattataaagcgttgcaacgcgaaacgattgaataatttggagagttctgtttttgtcgttaaattttgtgaaactacgaagattgcttatataaggtataaagtatatgtactcggcggaatagctcagtaggctaaagcgtttttacttcaggactctggcaggggtcactggttcgaaacctggtccgggcaatgttcttttcctttttttaattttattcttgattttttactcgagcttttacgatccattgtttacatttatcgatataaagcatttaatgaataagttaaaaaatgccaaaatctgtgaaaaggcccctttaagaatagGCTTGTTGAACATGCCTTCTTGGATTTCGATATCTTGATATCCGTcatcaaatatatcaatattgcAATACACGTGGAGGTCATGTGAATATATCGTGTTCATTAAACTCCTTAACATGGCAAAGGAATATACACCATCGCGCACATTGACCTGTTGGATTGAAGGCGGCAAGCGATGAGTGTCCTTAGTTAACGCCATTTCTTCACTGAGTAATGCAAGTCGTTTTAGCTTTCTTAGTTTGAAAAGACTGTCAGTTGGAAACGACACATGTCCACGGAGATTAATGACTTCTAAATTGTAGCATGCTGACAATTCCAAATCTCCATAATCACCATCTAATTCTAAACATTCTATACAATGAGCGGATGAAGTTATTATATCCTGTATTTCACATTGTCTAATCTCTTTAAAATCGCTGTTTAAACTTATTGATTTGACATTTGACTTGTTTGCCAATAAAATGCGGGCTAAATCTTTGCATCAGTGGCAATGTAATTTGCGTAAGTGTGATTGTtactatcaaaataaaaaaaatgaccaaGAAGGACGAAagtcaatataattattattattattggataTTGCCTCTTTATATCCCGCCAATATCATGTTCTGTGTAGTTCTTCCCAAATGCGAATGCGTACTACATGTTGTATTAATTACATTAGACAGTTTCTCTGCTGCTTTTATATTAAGCCCACATAGAAATATATATGTTTGAGAAATGTCAAGATTCAAATAGCTGAATTTGAAAATGGAATTAGTTATTTCATCGTCAATTACATAGGGCTTGTTTGCTATATAATAGGCCGCTAAAAACTCTTGCAACGGTTTATGAACAAAACTAAATGTTGAGTTGATCCTGGTAAACGAGTTGTGCTTTCGTTCTGATAGAATACCAGTGGTCAATGCACATGTTTTCTGATCTTCTGACAAGTATTTCATCAATTCTCTGTTGCCGAATGACTTTGAAATCTCCGTCCTGTATGCGAAAAACAGATCAAACGCAACGCTGGAAAGCGCTTCGATTACCGCAACATTTGCAAGGCAATATATAGTGTTTCTGAAACAAGTGTTTCTGAAACAATAAAACGGAGGTTTCTTGACGAGGGCTCTACGACTCATAGCTCTTTTGAGTAAGCAATCAAGTATGTGGCTGTATATTTCGCATCTTGATCCTTTCAGGCATACCCCGTCAGCCCAAAGACACACAATCAGTGTGAGCATTGTAGGAGAATTAAGTAAGTCAAAAAGCTGATGTTTTATTATATAGCTGTTAAATTCGTTATATTTTAATTCCGTTTCATTATTGAAAAGGCAACCAATTAATTTTTGGCTCAGCAAGTCGGGATTTTCTACACCTTCAATTTCTAGAAGAATGTCAATGTGTGAGTCCTTGATTCGTTGATCAGTCATTTTCCAAGGACGAGTTGTAATGAGCAACGTACAGAGAATGTTGCTACTAGCCATCAAAGGTACTGCAATCTGTCCCTTAGGATCTGACCAATCGTCTAGACCGTCAAGCACCACAAGACATCTATATTTTTGCATGATGTACTGAAGAAGTTTGTAGATGGCCCCGCGATATTCGTCAGTGTAAATCATATTAATTAGTTGTTCGTTGATCATCTGCACTACATCACGATGATCCACAGAATCTCTCAGCGTGACGTAAAAGACAAAATCAAAAGCATCAAGTGTCTGCGCGTCATCAAATGTGCTCGTAAGATGTTGTGACGATGATTTTTGACATAGCCAGTCGAGAGTTAACTTAGCGGTAAATGTGGATTTACCAACGCCAGCTTCGCCTTGGATATATATTCGTCCATTCAATGTGTTGTATTTGTAAAACATCGCATTATAGCAGTTCACGTTGATTTTCGCTGCATTATGTCTGGAGATTTTGTTTACCGCTGGCTTACTGTATAGCACTCGCATATGTCGATCAATACTTTGCACAAAGGGCGAAATTAGTACGTTAGTTAATACTTGCTCATAATGCTGAGTCAAACGTTGAAAAAACTCTAAAATAAAgggaatatatttaaaaacagacatgtgtgacagaaataaaacaaactgcAGCTATCCCTAATTGATATAAAGAGATATGAACACAATTGAAAAAACTATCGttgattaaatgtataatatacatgtaattaaaatgcTGATCTTAGTATTGTGTCATGTATATAAGATCGATCTATGTTGGCAAAGAGATATTATTATGAGATTGGGTAAATATGTTTTCGTATTTATATAAGACTTCCTTAGTTTATTGGTATAAATTCCAAAATAGATTGTTGTAGTATCAGACATCATTTTTATTATAaccttaattaatattttaatagtgCAAAACAAATTTCGTAACGTAGATCTGAGCCAATAACGTTACATTAAACTTTTAGAAcaacaaacataaaatacatcGCACATCAACAGGCTAAAAGGTTTAGCAAACTACACTAAAAACATAAAGCGGTTTAATGTTTGCATTATCGTAGAAAAGGTTTTATTGAGACCTGAAAACAATCATACATACCTTTAACATTTTGATCACTGTGTTGTATCTCACAGTTCAACCTAACTTGACCGATACGAGTTAGTGCAGATTTTTCGGCAGCAGACATTTTCTCAATACTTCGTTGTGTGAGTGCATCGATTGCATGCTGACAGTTACCCATTTTTGACTGTATTACCGTTACGGCCTTTGAAAGTTGTTCGGCTATTTGCCTCTTGGATTCAGCAGCAACCTTCTTTGAAATTGTTAGGGTCTCTTGTGCCTCTTTTAGAAGTCTTTCCATCTCGATGTGGTTTATTGTTAGACTGTCATTTTCTAACTACATAAAAACAGTTTGCATAAGTAGCTTACATGTTGCATGTTTTGGCCTTTATATGTTTAGATATTTACCAAACGGAAGTTTGTAGATTTTACTGAATATCGCCATTTATATTTTGGCATTCTATTCTTTAATGAATTTACAACATAGTTTCCACCCGTGTCCTGGCGCCACGCTATACCATCATCTAAATTGATCTTGGAAAATGAGTTTTATTGATTAAGTTCATACGTCGAAATCACATTGACGagtttaaaaacatgttattacaCGTATTTCCAAGCATCGTCTTTTCTTGCTTGTACATTCAACGAAAATTATGAGTACTTACCTGTCGCAGTTTCATAAGCGCTTTTTGTGCAGTTTGATCGTGAATGAGATGCGATGAATCGGCCAACAGAGCCGTCAAAGTCACGAAATACTCATGAAGCACAGTTGCATTGATCTTGCAGTCTGGTGTGTGTCGAACATCTCTGCCTATACAACGCGCCTACGGAACAGGAATACGCTATTCATGTTTAATGTTAGATAcacatattacacattttacatagaAAGAAAATGGACTGTTAATGTCATGTCGATTTTCAAATGTAGTATCTagcatttatttcaacattttacacCGTGCATAATGCAAATCCATTGTTGGTGTTCTAGACTATCGGATAAAAATACTAGGAGATCCAAGCTATTACTAAAATCTACTTAAACATACACATCATACTTGACTCTTTAGTGTCTGGAATAACCCGTTAGTAGATAGAAGGTTGAACCGCAAAAAACTAATTTAACGTTTACCGAAATGCTGCGATTGCTTACAAGAAatattttttctgtttgtttgttttgttttgtatataagattgtgttttgtgtttgtaCAAACTACTTTTTGCACTCTTAAATGCACATGCAAACATAACTGTATCAAAGTCATAGCAATGAAACATTGTTGATAACCGCAGTTTTTATAGACAAACGTTTGAAAATTGAAAACATCAAAACACAATTTTGATAAGAATAACTCAATACGTCGAATGTTGTAGCAATCGTGATTAATCTTTCAATAATGTGAAGTTTAATGATAAGTGTTTAAACTGGGTTGATGGCTCGAGCTCTTTTTGCTTGATTTTCCGGTTGACTCGAACTCTCCTCGAAGCACCAATTTTCTATTACTATCTTTTCATATGCATTCCTGTCGGATGACTCGAATACGCGAGGGTCGAATAATCGGATAGCTCGACATTAGTTTAATGTCCGGTCACAATGTTCACATGTTCTTTTGTACGTGTTGCTCGAACTCCCTTTGGATCGCATTAAGCTGTTAATCAATTAGGAATGCTTGATTAAATGAACGCAATAATTGATGTCACACTGGTTCTTAACTTGTCATCGACATCGTTAATTGATTTAGGTTAAAGATGTACACAACTTAAATATCTCGAGGAAGGCAAAGACTCACGCCAAGTACACTATTTTTTGTTGGCGGGATACAAACCTTCGTATCTTGACGACAACTCATGTACACAACACATTCCTTTTATTAAAGgcgaataaaaatacatgtattgctgtTTAATATGTCAGCTTTGTGTCTGTCTATAGCACTCatgcatgttttgtttcataCATGTACCCGTACAAATATGATCTTATGTAtgggtaattgtttttaaatatagtttaaaaaaagaaaaataaggtTACATTGTtcatttgtttgttattaattaaaaagCAGAAGGTAGTACGGAATAGTACGCAGTTCATGTTTACGCAGAATGAAGGGAATTTACACAAAatgaatactcttcaactggagatgcAAATCTATTCAAAATTATGTTggtaaataaaactattttagaaatcGGTTGGCTCAAATTCCGGATGGCACAAAATTTTGTTGTCGGTCCGCGCAAGTTCGTGCACTCTGGTTTCGAATGTATTGTTAAATGCTCAGAATTTATAGGCTATTAAGGAAGAAAAGTTGTGTTtttctaataaaatattttttgtcgaATAATGAATTGATTAAAATTGCATATGTGGGTGAATATTACTTTTTTGTTGTTCAGCTGGAAGAATACGGATTGGCGATTTGTTTGCGATTTTACCAATgcaattttta from Dreissena polymorpha isolate Duluth1 chromosome 5, UMN_Dpol_1.0, whole genome shotgun sequence harbors:
- the LOC127832619 gene encoding uncharacterized protein LOC127832619, coding for MKLRQLENDSLTINHIEMERLLKEAQETLTISKKVAAESKRQIAEQLSKAVTVIQSKMGNCQHAIDALTQRSIEKMSAAEKSALTRIGQVRLNCEIQHSDQNVKEFFQRLTQHYEQVLTNVLISPFVQSIDRHMRVLYSKPAVNKISRHNAAKINVNCYNAMFYKYNTLNGRIYIQGEAGVGKSTFTAKLTLDWLCQKSSSQHLTSTFDDAQTLDAFDFVFYVTLRDSVDHRDVVQMINEQLINMIYTDEYRGAIYKLLQYIMQKYRCLVVLDGLDDWSDPKGQIAVPLMASSNILCTLLITTRPWKMTDQRIKDSHIDILLEIEGVENPDLLSQKLIGCLFNNETELKYNEFNSYIIKHQLFDLLNSPTMLTLIVCLWADGVCLKGSRCEIYSHILDCLLKRAMSRRALVKKPPFYCFRNTCFRNTIYCLANVAVIEALSSVAFDLFFAYRTEISKSFGNRELMKYLSEDQKTCALTTGILSERKHNSFTRINSTFSFVHKPLQEFLAAYYIANKPYVIDDEITNSIFKFSYLNLDISQTYIFLCGLNIKAAEKLSNVINTTCSTHSHLGRTTQNMILAGYKEAISNNNNNYIDFRPSWSFFLF